The following proteins come from a genomic window of Macaca thibetana thibetana isolate TM-01 chromosome 15, ASM2454274v1, whole genome shotgun sequence:
- the LOC126937389 gene encoding protein FAM205A-like translates to MDSKCGQIHQGKIPACVHRSRDCRIPGVLAVAPLPCIPENQLLELQAASDPDLHHKVMPWMPTALDQQQQLLPGTVTQHRKLLRVLSVEAIEKLETTLRHKYLAFLSGLPALYYVALSRALAPAVTSQSVITEMVPVPVEIPAEPLTQMVSFEEQCISLGPCPQGNNETCTDVAKEFQSVVPVKGTTETLPLESQTQSASPHSLQTHILTKLNFHLRKKVLEIQWGIPIKARESREQTAAAPENISTQKSLESLNHQGEALLQELLIPSDTLPAPNPEWVHLKEQLANDLKAVQQNQKQSSSKAVPHGSAHWVSRISQPSGDMTEAHMLCIRVEASVNKPSMEEPWGPEPQSPGKSKDPARVPMLAGKREDPEETKAARDHGEGDEGFGHSSTRGERCPAEDQRPARMLPNQTPRGFWRWSRSFHLADPCQHSSQHHPQLKLPQLPPRFPGGKESENDLQDSQTKLNVILEPVTIPENAQTVVPQASQSQTFLSQPTQGKPFLGQTLQGQVLHGQVMPAHTQKKPSLPESSLRNKIKSFLQRINPKTKGKGHEDSMFSAAAKVAKTRKENVANSLAPAKSAVGRSKTEKLTGYSKAQSCPAEKLVGPAFLDGPQSLDNKPWLHSRQAGSASALGHLRHCPHHCPREACAPQPGHPP, encoded by the coding sequence ATGGACTCCAAATGTGGACAGATCCACCAGGGCAAGATCCCTGCCTGTGTACATAGGTCCAGGGACTGCAGAATTCCTGGGGTCCTGGCAGTGGCTCCTTTACCCTGCATtccagaaaaccagctcctggaacTGCAGGCAGCAAGTGACCCAGACCTACATCACAAAGTTATGCCCTGGATGCCAACGGCCCTTGATCAGCAGCAACAGCTCTTACCAGGTACTGTCACTCAACACCGTAAGCTGCTCCGAGTCTTGTCCGTGGAAGCCATTGAGAAACTGGAGACAACTTTACGGCACAAGTATCTGGCCTTCCTGTCCGGGCTCCCTGCTCTGTATTATGTGGCGCTCTCCAGGGCCCTGGCCCCGGCAGTCACTAGCCAATCTGTCATCACAGAGATGGTGCCTGTGCCTGTGGAAATCCCAGCAGAGCCTCTGACTCAGATGGTTTCATTTGAAGAACAGTGTATAAGCCTTGGGCCGTGCCCTCAAGGCAACAATGAGACTTGTACAGACGTTGCAAAAGAATTCCAGTCTGTAGTGCCGGTAAAAGGAACAACGGAGACGCTGCCTCTAGAAAGCCAGACACAATCTGCTAGCCCCCACTCACTCCAGACACATATCTTGACCAAACTAAACTTCCACCTGAGAAAAAAGGTCCTAGAGATACAATGGGGAATTCCCATTAAGGCAAGGGAGTCCAGGGAACAAACTGCTGCAGCACCAGAGAACATATCCACACAGAAGTCTCTTGAAAGTCTAAACCACCAAGGAGAGGCATTGCTCCAAGAACTGCTTATCCCATCAGACACTCTTCCTGCCCCTAATCCAGAATGGGTTCACCTTAAAGAACAGCTGGCCAATGACTTGAAGGCAGTGCAGCAGAACCAAAAGCAATCTAGTTCCAAAGCAGTACCCCATGGTTCTGCCCACTGGGTCTCCAGGATTTCACAACCCAGTGGGGACATGACAGAGGCCCACATGCTTTGTATTCGGGTGGAGGCCAGTGTGAACAAGCCCAGCATGGAGGAACCCTGGGGCCCTGAGCCTCAAAGCCCTGGCAAGAGCAAGGACCCAGCTCGTGTGCCCATGctagcaggaaagagagaggacCCAGAGGAAACCAAAGCAGCCAGGGACCATGGAGAAGGGGATGAGGGGTTTGGGCACTCCTCAACCAGAGGAGAAAGATGCCCTGCTGAAGACCAGAGGCCAGCACGGATGCTTCCAAACCAGACACCCCGAGGCTTCTGGCGATGGAGCCGTAGCTTTCATCTTGCTGATCCCTGTCAACACAGCTCCCAGCATCACCCTCAGCTTAAGCTCCCACAGCTACCTCCACGATTCCCTGGGGGTAAAGAGTCTGAGAATGACCTGCAAGACAGTCAAACCAAGCTAAATGTCATCCTTGAACCAGTGACAATTCCTGAGAATGCCCAGACTGTGGTGCCCCAGGCTTCACAGAGTCAGACTTTCCTGAGCCAACCAACTCAGGGTAAGCCTTTTCTGGGCCAAACTTTGCAAGGCCAGGTTTTGCATGGGCAGGTGATGCCAGCCCATACACAAAAGAAGCCCAGCCTTCCAGAGTCTAgcttgagaaataaaattaaatcttttcTGCAGCGTATTAACCCTAAGACAAAAGGCAAAGGGCATGAGGACTCCATGTTCTCAGCTGCTGCGAAGGTggccaaaaccagaaaagaaaatgttgcaaaCAGCCTGGCTCCAGCCAAGAGCGCTGTGGGAAGAAGTAAGACAGAGAAGCTGACAGGGTACTCCAAGGCCCAATCTTGTCCTGCTGAGAAGCTGGTGGGCCCAGCTTTCTTGGATGGTCCCCAGTCCCTAGACAACAAGCCGTGGCTACACTCCAGACAAGCTGGCTCTGCCTCAGCCCTGGGACACCTCCGCCACTGCCCTCATCACTGTCCTCGAGAGGCTTGTGCCCCCCAACCAGGGCACCCACCCTAG